In uncultured Cohaesibacter sp., a genomic segment contains:
- the nuoF gene encoding NADH-quinone oxidoreductase subunit NuoF, producing MLEDKDRIFTNIYGIHDWGLDGALKRGSWDGTRGLLLKGRDWIINEMKASGLRGRGGAGFPTGLKWSFMPPKQEGRPHYLVVNADESEPGTCKDREILRNDPHHLVEGCLIAGFAMNAEAAFIYVRGEFMRERERLQAAVDQAYEKRLIGKNNIHGYDFDIIVHHGAGAYICGEETALLESLEGKKGQPRLKPPFPANCGLYGCPTTVNNVESIAVAPTILRRGANWFKGFGAENNHGTKLFCVSGHVNQPATFEEAMSIPFKELIDKHCGGIRGGWDNLLAVIPGGSSVPCVPADQILDCPMDFDSLKGLGSGLGTAAVIVMDKSTDIIAAIARLSYFYKHESCGQCTPCREGTGWMWRVMERMARGEAQKKEIDMLFEVSKQVEGHTICALGDAAAWPVQGLIRHFRPVIEQRIDQYTANPKEDAAPLAAAE from the coding sequence ATGCTCGAGGACAAAGACCGGATTTTCACCAATATCTATGGCATCCATGATTGGGGGCTGGACGGCGCGCTGAAGCGCGGCTCATGGGATGGTACCCGCGGGTTGCTGCTGAAGGGCCGCGACTGGATCATCAACGAAATGAAGGCGTCCGGTCTGCGGGGACGTGGCGGAGCGGGCTTCCCGACCGGTCTCAAATGGTCCTTCATGCCCCCCAAACAGGAAGGGCGACCGCATTATCTGGTTGTCAACGCCGATGAATCCGAGCCGGGCACCTGCAAGGACCGCGAGATCCTGCGCAATGATCCGCACCACTTGGTCGAAGGCTGTCTGATTGCCGGTTTTGCGATGAATGCGGAAGCTGCGTTCATCTATGTGCGCGGCGAGTTCATGCGCGAGCGCGAGCGGCTGCAGGCTGCGGTCGATCAGGCCTATGAGAAGCGTCTCATAGGCAAGAACAACATCCACGGCTACGACTTCGACATCATCGTACATCATGGTGCCGGGGCCTATATCTGCGGCGAGGAAACGGCGCTGCTGGAATCGCTCGAAGGCAAGAAGGGCCAGCCGCGCCTCAAGCCGCCATTCCCGGCCAACTGCGGTCTTTATGGCTGCCCGACGACGGTCAATAACGTTGAATCCATTGCTGTTGCACCGACAATCCTGCGGCGCGGGGCCAACTGGTTCAAGGGTTTTGGCGCCGAGAACAACCACGGCACCAAGCTGTTCTGCGTGTCCGGCCATGTCAACCAGCCCGCGACCTTCGAGGAAGCCATGTCGATCCCCTTCAAGGAGCTGATCGACAAGCATTGCGGCGGTATTCGTGGCGGCTGGGATAATCTTCTGGCGGTCATTCCGGGCGGGTCGTCCGTGCCGTGCGTACCGGCAGACCAGATTTTGGACTGTCCGATGGATTTCGACAGCCTCAAGGGGCTCGGCTCGGGGCTTGGCACGGCTGCTGTGATCGTCATGGACAAGTCGACCGATATCATCGCCGCGATTGCCCGGCTTTCCTATTTCTACAAGCATGAAAGCTGCGGCCAGTGCACGCCATGCCGTGAGGGTACGGGCTGGATGTGGCGTGTGATGGAGCGGATGGCGCGGGGCGAGGCGCAGAAGAAGGAAATCGACATGCTGTTCGAGGTTTCCAAGCAGGTGGAAGGTCATACGATCTGCGCCCTTGGCGATGCGGCAGCCTGGCCGGTGCAGGGGCTTATCCGTCATTTCCGCCCGGTGATTGAACAGAGAATTGATCAGTATACGGCCAATCCGAAAGAGGATGCGGCCCCGCTGGCGGCTGCGGAGTAG